The following are from one region of the Corythoichthys intestinalis isolate RoL2023-P3 chromosome 17, ASM3026506v1, whole genome shotgun sequence genome:
- the cryba4 gene encoding beta-crystallin A4, which produces MTHHCTKFSGHWKIVVFDEECFQGRRHEFTSDCVNVMDLGLETVRSLRVESGAWVGYEHASFQGQQFVLERGEYPQCDAFGGSNAYHVERLTSFRPVACANHRECRMTIFERENFLARKGELSDDYPSLQAMGWCNNEVGSLKVQSGAFVCYQYPGYRGYQYIVECDRHCGEYKHFKEFGSHCQTPQIQSIRRIQQ; this is translated from the exons ATGACGCACCACTGCACCAAGTTCTCCGGCCACTGGAAG ATCGTGGTTTTCGACGAGGAGTGTTTCCAGGGCCGGCGTCACGAGTTCACCTCGGACTGCGTCAACGTGATGGACTTGGGCTTGGAGACGGTGCGCTCCTTGCGCGTGGAGAGCGGCGC CTGGGTGGGCTACGAGCACGCTTCCTTCCAGGGGCAGCAATTTGTTCTGGAGCGGGGCGAGTACCCCCAGTGCGACGCCTTCGGTGGCAGCAACGCCTACCATGTGGAGCGCTTGACCTCCTTCAGGCCCGTGGCCTGCGCG AACCACCGGGAGTGCCGCATGACCATCTTTGAGCGCGAGAATTTCCTGGCTCGCAAGGGCGAGCTGAGCGACGACTACCCTTCCTTGCAAGCAATGGGCTGGTGCAACAACGAGGTGGGATCCCTCAAGGTCCAGTCTGGCGC CTTTGTGTGCTACCAGTACCCTGGTTACCGTGGTTACCAGTACATCGTGGAGTGCGACCGCCACTGCGGCGAGTACAAACACTTCAAGGAGTTTGGCTCGCACTGCCAGACGCCGCAGATCCAGTCCATCAGGCGCATCCAGCAGTAG